In Candidatus Sulfurimonas marisnigri, a single genomic region encodes these proteins:
- a CDS encoding AMMECR1 domain-containing protein — MSRSILLQLARDSIQEVLEAKRTINKAALLRKHPLLDQMVATTVNIYLDNKLRGSSQTKIPSFTLLEDIIRNAKISAFEDKSFSPISTSEYLNCELEILLTTPEGVISEKDPSILKTTSYSLGKDI; from the coding sequence ATGTCACGTTCTATTTTACTGCAACTTGCTCGTGACTCTATACAAGAGGTACTTGAAGCAAAAAGAACAATAAACAAAGCAGCTCTTTTACGTAAACACCCACTTTTAGACCAGATGGTAGCCACCACAGTAAATATCTACCTTGACAACAAACTTAGAGGAAGCTCACAAACAAAGATTCCATCTTTCACACTTCTTGAAGATATAATAAGAAATGCAAAAATATCTGCATTTGAAGATAAAAGTTTTTCTCCAATTTCAACTTCTGAGTATTTAAATTGTGAGTTAGAAATACTGCTCACAACTCCAGAGGGGGTTATAAGCGAAAAAGACCCGTCTATCCTTAAAACAACCTCCTATTCGCTTGGAAAAGATATTTAA
- a CDS encoding ABC transporter ATP-binding protein, with product MIKTSNISHFYGKEQVLYDISFDIKDGEFVFLSGDSGSGKSTLLSILSTLLKPSSGEFLIDNFHMEEISNIDKFRQNKIGFVFQFHYLINYLSVYENIALAAMDEKKKNISMLLEQLGILELAKRYPNEISGGQRQRVALARALINEPKIIFADEPTGSLDSKNSTIVYELLAKCVKNGTTVVVASHDMRVGEYATKTLRMVDGKLQ from the coding sequence ATGATAAAAACATCTAATATTTCACATTTTTATGGAAAAGAGCAAGTACTCTATGATATCTCATTTGATATAAAAGATGGTGAGTTTGTCTTTTTAAGTGGAGACAGTGGAAGCGGAAAATCAACTCTACTCTCTATCCTCTCAACCTTATTAAAGCCATCAAGTGGTGAGTTTTTAATAGATAACTTTCATATGGAGGAGATTTCAAATATAGACAAGTTTCGTCAAAATAAGATAGGTTTTGTTTTTCAATTTCACTACCTTATAAACTATCTTAGTGTTTATGAGAATATTGCACTAGCAGCCATGGATGAGAAAAAGAAAAACATTAGCATGTTACTAGAACAGCTCGGAATTTTGGAGTTGGCAAAACGTTATCCAAATGAGATTTCAGGTGGGCAAAGACAGAGGGTTGCTTTGGCTCGCGCACTTATAAATGAGCCAAAAATAATCTTTGCAGATGAGCCTACAGGGAGTTTGGACTCCAAAAATAGTACAATTGTGTATGAACTTTTAGCAAAGTGTGTAAAAAATGGGACAACAGTCGTTGTAGCTTCTCATGACATGCGAGTTGGGGAGTATGCAACTAAAACATTAAGGATGGTAGATGGAAAACTTCAATAA
- a CDS encoding ABC transporter permease: MISLKALSKNRFKSLLIFSSITIAVMAIFLITSVSQGIIGMFSTMIKTDGDIIITQKGISDTFFSNVNITLLDKINKRQSVKSSYAMIVGASPVGHIPIAGIYGTTKNHFGHYKLSKGKYPQSGEVMLGGNIAKQFTTPSVKIGNKRFIVSGTYNSDVGFEEGGLVMNIEDAGELFNRSASYLIVSSSSPDKIDEILKSVSVLDSDVEVKTTKSFIKEYNQFKIIENSSFVISTLAFTMGLMGIASVMSMIVNSRKEEFGIMRAIGKSRLFIIKNLFFETIIMSMSAYIFALIFSLIILEIIPHIEMLQGYVNGSLSISTALYVLVSTLFMALIGSLIPAWIASKTDPILLINQGCS, translated from the coding sequence GTGATTTCATTAAAAGCTTTAAGCAAAAACCGCTTTAAAAGTTTACTTATATTTTCATCTATTACCATAGCGGTAATGGCAATTTTTTTAATCACTTCTGTCTCTCAGGGGATAATCGGAATGTTCTCTACCATGATTAAAACAGATGGTGATATTATAATTACTCAAAAAGGCATCTCTGATACTTTCTTCTCCAATGTAAATATTACACTTCTGGATAAAATAAACAAAAGGCAGAGTGTTAAGTCAAGCTATGCGATGATTGTTGGAGCCTCTCCCGTTGGGCATATTCCAATAGCTGGAATATATGGGACAACGAAAAATCATTTTGGGCACTACAAACTCTCCAAAGGTAAATATCCGCAGAGTGGAGAGGTTATGTTAGGCGGAAACATAGCTAAACAGTTCACCACTCCGAGTGTCAAAATTGGAAATAAGCGCTTTATAGTTTCTGGTACATACAATAGTGATGTTGGTTTTGAAGAGGGCGGATTAGTCATGAATATAGAGGACGCGGGTGAGCTTTTTAACCGCTCAGCCTCATACCTTATAGTCTCCTCCTCCTCTCCTGACAAAATAGATGAAATTTTAAAGAGTGTCTCTGTATTAGATAGTGATGTAGAGGTTAAAACAACAAAAAGTTTTATCAAAGAGTATAATCAATTCAAAATTATAGAAAACTCATCTTTTGTTATATCTACTCTTGCCTTTACTATGGGTTTGATGGGTATTGCATCTGTTATGAGTATGATAGTAAACTCCCGCAAAGAGGAGTTTGGAATTATGCGTGCTATTGGAAAAAGTAGACTTTTTATAATCAAAAATCTCTTTTTTGAGACAATTATCATGAGTATGTCAGCTTATATATTTGCTCTTATTTTTAGTTTGATTATTTTAGAGATTATTCCACATATAGAGATGCTTCAAGGCTATGTGAATGGGTCACTTTCAATTTCAACCGCATTGTATGTATTGGTCTCAACACTATTTATGGCTCTTATTGGTTCACTGATTCCAGCGTGGATAGCTTCTAAAACAGACCCAATACTTCTGATAAATCAGGGGTGCTCATGA
- a CDS encoding metallophosphoesterase, with amino-acid sequence MSLQTGWNHFPFEEISLAPQNFSYSLKGLRIVQLSDLHLIKDIDINYLETLVAKINGLNPDFVVITGDILQTSATKLHKHFRAFKVLAAPAYYVTGNHDIVYGPKPLRDMFFDNGVICLDNKIETLTIKGAPLQLVGLSDRYSFARGIKRPIKELFTKIDPNISTILLAHQPKDILHVDKFRIDIQLSGHTHGEQIYPFNIIVKYFQPYFSGLYSRNKTLLYVTRGLEYWGPKVRYRVPSEIPVFTIN; translated from the coding sequence ATGTCTTTGCAAACTGGGTGGAACCATTTTCCTTTTGAAGAGATTAGCTTAGCACCACAAAATTTCTCTTATTCCCTTAAGGGTCTTCGCATTGTTCAGCTCTCAGACCTTCACCTCATAAAAGATATTGATATTAACTATCTCGAAACATTAGTTGCTAAAATCAATGGCTTAAATCCAGATTTTGTGGTTATTACAGGTGATATTCTTCAAACTTCAGCGACTAAACTTCATAAGCATTTTAGAGCTTTTAAAGTACTAGCGGCACCGGCATATTATGTAACAGGGAATCATGATATTGTTTATGGTCCTAAGCCTTTAAGAGATATGTTTTTTGATAATGGAGTTATATGTTTAGATAACAAAATTGAAACACTTACTATAAAAGGGGCACCTCTACAACTTGTTGGTTTGAGTGACAGATATAGCTTTGCACGAGGAATAAAGCGACCAATTAAAGAGCTTTTTACAAAAATTGACCCAAATATCTCAACAATACTCCTTGCACACCAACCAAAAGATATTCTACATGTAGATAAGTTCCGCATAGATATTCAGTTAAGCGGACATACACATGGAGAGCAGATTTACCCATTTAATATTATCGTGAAATACTTTCAGCCATATTTTTCAGGCTTGTATAGCAGAAATAAAACACTTTTGTATGTTACAAGAGGGTTGGAATATTGGGGCCCAAAGGTTAGATACAGAGTTCCAAGTGAGATTCCTGTTTTTACAATCAATTAG
- a CDS encoding DUF3313 family protein: MRLQTSAISIIIGVVFFMSGCSSRTVQVKNSGFFEDYTKLDNAKSNKADLSKYKNIIVAPVLVISSISEDKQTISQKKLYKEISEYLTSAYKKEIENSKKFKLTEIKSVDTLKLESAVSAVEVHFDDNKWDDFTPIAMGVNVVSYNVYMDEDVRILGESRLVDSKNGEVLRSIRKIQEGEKIIIKNNSLEFNDIKQAIDSWFVQVREDLNRY, translated from the coding sequence TTGAGATTACAAACTTCAGCAATAAGCATAATCATTGGTGTTGTATTTTTCATGAGTGGGTGTTCAAGTAGAACTGTACAGGTAAAAAATAGCGGTTTTTTCGAAGACTACACAAAACTAGATAATGCTAAGTCAAATAAAGCCGATTTATCAAAATACAAAAATATTATTGTAGCTCCTGTTTTGGTTATATCTTCTATTTCTGAAGATAAGCAAACTATCTCGCAAAAAAAATTATATAAAGAGATTTCTGAGTATTTAACATCAGCATATAAAAAAGAGATTGAAAATAGTAAAAAATTCAAATTGACAGAGATAAAATCAGTAGATACGCTAAAGCTAGAGAGTGCTGTTTCTGCCGTTGAAGTACATTTTGATGATAACAAATGGGATGATTTCACTCCTATAGCAATGGGGGTAAATGTAGTTTCTTATAATGTATACATGGATGAAGATGTGCGGATATTGGGTGAGAGTCGTCTTGTAGATTCTAAGAATGGTGAAGTTTTACGCAGTATCAGAAAAATACAAGAGGGTGAGAAGATTATTATTAAGAACAATAGTTTAGAGTTTAATGATATCAAACAAGCAATAGATAGCTGGTTCGTACAAGTAAGAGAAGACCTGAACAGATACTAA